A genomic stretch from Arthrobacter sp. KBS0702 includes:
- a CDS encoding LPXTG cell wall anchor domain-containing protein, producing the protein MGLIVALLVIWLILSILGFVVKGLIWLAIIGLVLFVATAAWGWVKRKAKA; encoded by the coding sequence ATGGGACTCATCGTTGCACTACTTGTCATCTGGCTTATCCTCTCGATCCTGGGCTTCGTCGTGAAGGGCCTGATCTGGCTGGCCATCATTGGCCTGGTCCTCTTTGTCGCCACGGCGGCGTGGGGCTGGGTGAAGCGGAAGGCCAAGGCCTGA
- a CDS encoding slipin family protein — MDITAVVLWLLVIALLLIAARMSIRIVRQYEQGVLFRLGRVIGVRMPGLRFIIPVIDRLQLVSLRIVTMPIQSQGIITQDNVSVDISAVAYYRVIDAVKSVVAIENVAAAINQIAQTTLRKVVGRHSLDQTLSETEHINSDIREILDALTLEWGVEVTLVELKDIQLPESMKRAMARQAEAEREKRAKIIAAEGESIAATALGEASDTMMAHPLALQLRNLQSLVEIAVDKNSTVVFPAPLMSTIGELSAFLARENQAAQAAAQAAAPAATAPPAIQAAPSKVA; from the coding sequence ATGGACATCACCGCCGTCGTCCTTTGGTTGCTCGTCATTGCCCTGCTGCTCATCGCGGCCCGGATGTCGATCCGGATTGTGCGCCAGTACGAACAGGGTGTGCTGTTCCGGCTGGGTAGGGTCATCGGGGTCCGGATGCCGGGCCTGCGCTTCATCATCCCGGTGATCGACCGGCTGCAGCTCGTCAGCCTGCGGATCGTGACCATGCCGATCCAGTCGCAGGGCATCATCACCCAGGACAACGTCAGCGTGGACATCTCCGCAGTGGCGTATTACCGCGTGATTGACGCCGTGAAGTCGGTCGTGGCAATCGAGAACGTGGCCGCCGCGATCAACCAGATCGCCCAGACCACGCTTCGGAAGGTCGTCGGCCGGCACAGCCTGGACCAGACCCTCTCCGAGACAGAACACATCAATAGCGACATCCGTGAAATCCTCGACGCCCTCACACTGGAGTGGGGCGTCGAGGTGACCCTCGTGGAGCTCAAGGACATCCAGCTGCCCGAGAGCATGAAGCGCGCCATGGCCCGGCAGGCCGAGGCAGAGCGGGAGAAGCGGGCCAAGATCATCGCCGCCGAGGGCGAATCCATTGCAGCCACCGCCCTGGGCGAGGCGTCCGACACCATGATGGCGCACCCGCTGGCCCTGCAGCTGCGGAACCTGCAGTCCCTCGTGGAGATCGCCGTGGACAAGAACTCCACCGTCGTCTTCCCGGCTCCGCTGATGAGTACCATCGGCGAACTGTCGGCATTCCTTGCCCGCGAGAACCAGGCGGCTCAGGCTGCGGCCCAGGCGGCCGCTCCTGCGGCTACTGCACCTCCCGCTATCCAGGCCGCGCCGTCGAAGGTAGCCTGA
- a CDS encoding alpha/beta hydrolase family protein, which produces MDKPLLGRRRMLELGAGFVGAATLAACAPAARIPEGSAAGPDAGTGRPGSAAPSTSSAAAVSGTPAPRVDVTSGSFTTKFRPDTPTGWSLATPVVSGHDEAKMPVALFLHGTGSDNRFLFDDLGIQAVLQRYLVDDGTPFAIASVDGGDSWWHPRADGTDTESMLLEEFIPFLAGQGLDLGRFGLFGLSMGGFGALLLASQGKIPGLKAVAAMSPAVWSDYDDGLDGAFDSPEDFEANDVFALRSRLKDLPKRIDCGTDDPLLPSVKDYVAGLPGHVEGGYQPGGHEEAYWRLILPSLLSFLGRQLA; this is translated from the coding sequence ATGGATAAGCCGCTGCTTGGCCGCCGGCGGATGCTGGAACTCGGAGCCGGCTTCGTGGGCGCCGCCACCCTGGCAGCCTGCGCCCCCGCGGCGCGAATCCCCGAGGGCAGCGCTGCGGGACCCGACGCCGGCACCGGCAGACCGGGCAGCGCCGCACCGTCGACGTCGTCCGCCGCGGCCGTCTCGGGGACCCCGGCCCCGCGGGTTGACGTCACCTCCGGCAGCTTCACCACGAAATTCCGTCCCGACACCCCCACCGGGTGGTCACTGGCCACACCCGTCGTCTCCGGCCACGACGAGGCCAAAATGCCCGTCGCGCTCTTCCTGCACGGCACCGGGAGCGATAACCGTTTCCTCTTCGACGACCTTGGCATCCAGGCGGTGCTGCAGCGCTACCTTGTGGACGACGGAACGCCCTTCGCGATCGCGTCCGTGGACGGCGGCGACTCCTGGTGGCATCCGCGTGCCGACGGCACGGATACCGAGTCCATGCTGCTGGAGGAGTTCATTCCGTTCCTCGCCGGGCAGGGCCTTGACCTCGGCAGATTCGGGCTCTTCGGGCTCTCCATGGGCGGCTTCGGCGCCCTGCTGCTCGCCTCGCAGGGCAAAATCCCCGGGTTGAAGGCCGTGGCCGCCATGAGCCCGGCGGTATGGAGCGACTACGACGACGGGCTGGACGGGGCGTTCGACAGCCCGGAGGATTTCGAGGCCAATGACGTGTTCGCGCTGCGGTCCCGGCTCAAAGACCTGCCGAAACGGATCGACTGCGGCACGGACGATCCCCTCCTGCCCTCGGTCAAGGACTACGTCGCCGGCCTGCCCGGCCACGTCGAGGGCGGCTACCAGCCCGGCGGCCACGAGGAGGCCTACTGGCGGCTCATCCTGCCCAGCCTGCTGTCCTTCCTCGGCCGCCAACTCGCCTAG
- a CDS encoding YaaA family protein, whose translation MLILLPPSEGKTPATRGDAVDPASLSFPGLNSYRAKVLEALGTVSAHEDALTLLGVGASLTADVERNTRLHAEPAAPAHQVYSGVLYDALGYRSLTPVQRKKADESVLVISALWGAIRFADRVPAYRLSMGTALPDVGRLASFWKPQLTEALATATAGELLVDCRSSTYAAAWAPPPEQTVAVNVFTEVNGVRKVVSHFAKHTRGELARHLLSRRGKAPQTPAQLKQAAAEKWSAELIEGTARKPHTLNLVLPN comes from the coding sequence GTGCTGATTCTGCTGCCGCCCTCCGAAGGCAAGACCCCTGCAACCCGCGGCGACGCCGTCGACCCGGCCTCGCTCAGCTTTCCCGGGCTGAACAGCTACCGTGCGAAGGTGCTCGAGGCGCTCGGCACCGTCAGTGCCCATGAGGACGCTTTGACCCTGCTGGGCGTCGGCGCCTCGCTGACCGCCGACGTCGAACGCAACACCCGGCTGCACGCCGAGCCCGCCGCCCCCGCCCACCAGGTTTACTCCGGAGTGCTGTACGACGCCCTGGGCTACCGATCGCTGACGCCCGTCCAGCGGAAGAAGGCGGACGAGTCCGTACTGGTGATTTCCGCGCTCTGGGGCGCCATCCGTTTCGCGGACCGGGTGCCCGCGTACCGGCTCTCGATGGGGACGGCACTGCCCGACGTCGGGCGGCTGGCTTCCTTCTGGAAACCGCAGCTGACCGAGGCCCTCGCGACCGCGACGGCCGGGGAACTGCTGGTTGATTGCCGCTCCAGCACGTACGCCGCGGCCTGGGCTCCCCCGCCGGAACAGACTGTGGCCGTCAACGTCTTCACCGAGGTCAACGGCGTGCGCAAGGTGGTCAGCCACTTCGCCAAACACACCCGCGGGGAGCTGGCCCGGCACCTGCTGAGCCGCCGCGGCAAGGCCCCGCAGACCCCGGCGCAACTGAAGCAGGCCGCCGCCGAGAAGTGGTCAGCGGAGCTCATCGAGGGCACAGCCCGGAAGCCGCACACCCTCAACCTCGTCCTGCCCAACTAG
- a CDS encoding zinc ribbon domain-containing protein, which produces MAKAAPAEQLKLLELQGLDARIKSLSNRRRSLESDSRITDLEAALSVANGELGAAKVAVHDAELELKRAEADVEQVASRIERDEAKLNSGTGLSKDLVALQRDIASLNKRRSDLEDVELEVLERLDALRLRQATQQQIVDDIQGSFGAIRAELDEQLAEVGAELTVVRGQRAEFADGLDAGMLAVYEKTLAKRGVGAARLFHGTSEGSGMQLSPGDLAEIKAAAEDDIVFCPDSGCILVRSAEWA; this is translated from the coding sequence GTGGCCAAGGCAGCACCGGCGGAACAGTTGAAGTTGCTCGAATTGCAGGGACTCGACGCCAGGATCAAGTCCCTGTCCAACCGCCGGCGCAGCCTCGAAAGCGACTCCAGGATCACCGACCTTGAGGCCGCCCTCAGCGTGGCTAACGGCGAGCTCGGGGCCGCGAAGGTGGCAGTGCACGACGCCGAACTCGAGCTCAAGCGCGCCGAGGCCGACGTCGAACAGGTCGCCTCCCGGATCGAGCGCGACGAGGCCAAACTCAACAGCGGCACCGGCCTTTCCAAGGACCTGGTGGCCCTCCAGCGCGACATCGCGTCCCTGAACAAGCGCCGTTCGGATCTGGAGGACGTCGAACTCGAGGTCCTGGAACGGCTGGACGCGCTGCGCCTGCGCCAGGCCACGCAGCAGCAGATCGTTGATGACATCCAGGGATCCTTCGGCGCCATCCGCGCTGAACTGGACGAGCAGCTGGCCGAAGTGGGCGCAGAACTGACCGTGGTGCGCGGCCAGCGCGCAGAATTTGCCGACGGACTGGATGCGGGAATGCTCGCCGTCTACGAGAAGACTCTCGCCAAACGGGGCGTGGGCGCGGCCCGGCTCTTCCACGGCACCTCCGAAGGTTCCGGCATGCAACTGAGCCCCGGCGACCTCGCCGAGATCAAGGCCGCCGCCGAGGACGACATCGTCTTTTGCCCCGACTCCGGCTGCATCCTGGTCCGCTCCGCCGAGTGGGCCTAA
- a CDS encoding Nif3-like dinuclear metal center hexameric protein gives MEPENTDVSAQPAEAQPDEAQAAEAASTGEAATLGMIQLAVEELWPESLAEDWDEVGLVAGHPSAEVSRILFAVDPTLEVIEEAVAWGAELLITHHPLLLKGVTSVAANTPKGKAVHRLIESGTALLTVHTNGDSAVGGVSDVLADALGLQDVVPLTPAANGLPEEGIGRVGDLAEVQTLGDFAARVFGILPSVAGGVRVSGDRDGLVRRVALCGGAGDSLLNEVRASNADVYLTADLRHHPASEAREAAVNDRPYLIDVSHFASEWLWLPAAADALGNVLTDQGHDIEIRVSTTNSDPWDFILTPG, from the coding sequence ATGGAACCTGAGAACACCGACGTTTCAGCGCAGCCCGCCGAAGCTCAGCCCGACGAAGCGCAGGCCGCCGAAGCCGCAAGTACCGGCGAGGCCGCCACGCTGGGCATGATCCAGCTGGCCGTCGAGGAGCTCTGGCCCGAATCGCTGGCGGAGGACTGGGACGAGGTGGGCCTCGTGGCCGGACACCCCTCCGCCGAGGTGAGCCGAATCCTCTTCGCCGTGGACCCCACCCTCGAAGTCATTGAGGAAGCCGTCGCCTGGGGTGCCGAACTGCTCATCACGCACCACCCGCTGCTGCTGAAGGGCGTCACCTCGGTGGCGGCCAACACCCCCAAGGGCAAAGCCGTGCACCGGCTGATCGAGTCCGGGACCGCCCTGCTGACCGTCCACACGAACGGCGACTCCGCGGTCGGGGGCGTCTCCGATGTGCTGGCCGACGCGCTCGGCCTGCAGGACGTGGTGCCGCTGACTCCGGCAGCGAACGGACTGCCCGAAGAAGGGATCGGCCGGGTCGGCGACCTTGCCGAGGTCCAGACGCTGGGGGACTTCGCCGCACGGGTCTTTGGCATCCTGCCCTCCGTCGCAGGCGGCGTCCGTGTCTCCGGCGACCGGGACGGGCTTGTCCGCCGGGTGGCCCTGTGCGGCGGCGCCGGCGATTCGCTCCTCAATGAGGTCCGGGCGAGCAATGCCGACGTCTACCTGACCGCGGACCTGCGCCACCATCCGGCGTCGGAGGCCCGCGAGGCCGCCGTCAACGACAGGCCCTACCTGATCGACGTCTCGCACTTCGCCAGCGAGTGGCTCTGGCTGCCGGCGGCCGCCGATGCCCTCGGGAACGTGCTGACCGACCAGGGCCACGACATCGAGATCCGGGTCAGCACCACCAACAGCGACCCCTGGGACTTCATTTTGACTCCGGGCTAA
- the msrA gene encoding peptide-methionine (S)-S-oxide reductase MsrA, whose translation MRTFVLGGGCFWCLDAVYQKTKGVSSVISGYTGGHDHNPDYYSVCSGTTGHAEVVAVTFDEDVIPAEVILDMFFALHDPTTLNRQGYDVGTQYRSSMFYETTEEKILFEEAIERNQELWADPIVTEVSRLPRFHVAEDFHQDYYAKYPEQGYCQVIINPKLAKARKYYSAWLNA comes from the coding sequence ATGAGAACTTTCGTGCTCGGCGGGGGCTGCTTCTGGTGCCTCGACGCTGTTTACCAGAAGACCAAGGGTGTCAGCTCGGTCATTTCCGGCTACACCGGGGGCCACGACCACAACCCCGATTACTACTCCGTCTGCTCCGGGACCACCGGGCACGCCGAGGTGGTGGCGGTGACTTTCGACGAGGACGTGATCCCGGCCGAGGTCATCCTCGACATGTTCTTCGCTCTGCACGATCCCACGACGCTCAACCGGCAGGGCTACGACGTCGGCACCCAGTACCGTTCGTCGATGTTCTATGAGACCACCGAGGAAAAGATCCTGTTCGAGGAGGCGATCGAACGGAACCAGGAGCTGTGGGCGGACCCGATCGTCACCGAGGTGAGCCGGCTGCCCCGCTTCCACGTGGCCGAGGATTTCCACCAGGACTATTACGCGAAGTATCCCGAGCAGGGCTACTGCCAGGTGATCATCAACCCGAAGCTGGCGAAGGCCAGGAAATATTACTCTGCATGGCTTAATGCTTAG
- the cysK gene encoding cysteine synthase A gives MARIYDDVTQLVGGTPLVRLNRLSEGLDATVAVKLEFYNPANSVKDRIGVAIIDAAEKSGALKPGGTIVEGTSGNTGIALAMVGAARGYKVILTMPETMSTERRVMLRAYGAEIVLTPGSEGMRGAVEKAQEIVANTENSIWAQQFANEANPEIHRRTTAEEIWSDTDGKVDIFVAGVGTGGTVTGVGQVLKERKPGVQIVAVEPKDSAILNGGAPGPHKIQGLGANFVPEILDTNVYDEVLDATLEDSVRVARDLGVKEGILGGISSGAIVWAALELAKRPENAGKLIVAVVCDFGERYISTVLYDDIRG, from the coding sequence ATGGCACGGATCTATGACGATGTTACCCAGCTGGTCGGCGGCACCCCGCTGGTCCGCCTCAACCGGCTGAGCGAAGGCCTTGACGCCACGGTGGCGGTCAAGCTGGAGTTCTACAACCCGGCCAACAGCGTCAAGGACCGGATCGGTGTCGCCATCATCGACGCCGCGGAGAAGTCCGGCGCGCTGAAGCCCGGCGGGACCATCGTCGAGGGCACCTCGGGCAACACGGGCATCGCCCTGGCCATGGTCGGCGCCGCCCGCGGCTACAAGGTCATCCTCACCATGCCGGAGACCATGTCCACGGAACGCCGCGTTATGCTCCGTGCCTACGGTGCTGAAATCGTGCTGACGCCCGGTTCGGAGGGCATGCGCGGAGCCGTCGAGAAGGCCCAGGAGATCGTAGCCAACACGGAGAACTCCATCTGGGCACAGCAGTTCGCCAACGAGGCCAACCCCGAGATCCACCGCCGGACCACGGCCGAGGAAATCTGGTCGGACACGGACGGCAAGGTCGACATTTTCGTCGCCGGCGTCGGCACCGGCGGCACCGTCACCGGCGTCGGACAGGTGCTCAAGGAGCGCAAGCCCGGCGTGCAGATCGTCGCCGTCGAGCCCAAGGACTCCGCCATCCTCAACGGCGGCGCACCGGGTCCGCACAAGATCCAGGGCCTGGGCGCCAACTTCGTCCCGGAAATCCTGGACACCAACGTTTACGACGAGGTCCTCGACGCCACTCTGGAGGACTCGGTCCGCGTGGCACGCGACCTCGGCGTCAAGGAAGGCATCCTTGGCGGCATCTCCTCCGGCGCGATCGTCTGGGCTGCCCTCGAGCTAGCCAAGCGTCCGGAGAACGCCGGTAAGCTGATTGTTGCCGTTGTCTGTGACTTCGGGGAGCGCTACATTTCCACCGTGCTGTACGACGACATCCGCGGCTGA
- the epsC gene encoding serine O-acetyltransferase EpsC, protein MSFFARLKEDLDAARSHDPAARGSFENFFAYSGLHAIWAHRLTHRLWQNPSLRFPARLISQLARFLTGIEIHPGATIGRRFFIDHGMGVVIGETAEIGEDVMIYHGVTLGGRSLAKIKRHPTIEDRVVIGAGAKVLGPITIGRDSAIGANAVVVKDAPAESILTGVPATWRHRDAQRETKPAVDPAEYLIEYRI, encoded by the coding sequence GTGAGCTTCTTCGCAAGACTGAAGGAAGACCTCGACGCCGCCCGGTCCCACGACCCGGCGGCGCGGGGTTCTTTCGAAAACTTCTTTGCCTACTCCGGCCTGCATGCGATTTGGGCCCACCGCCTGACGCACCGGCTGTGGCAGAACCCCTCCCTGCGCTTCCCGGCGCGGCTAATCTCCCAACTGGCCCGCTTCCTGACCGGCATTGAGATCCACCCCGGCGCCACCATCGGCCGCCGCTTCTTCATCGACCACGGCATGGGGGTCGTCATCGGCGAGACCGCCGAGATCGGCGAGGACGTGATGATCTACCACGGCGTCACCCTCGGCGGCCGCTCGCTCGCCAAAATCAAGCGGCACCCCACCATCGAGGACCGCGTCGTCATCGGCGCCGGCGCCAAGGTCCTGGGCCCCATCACGATCGGCCGGGACAGCGCCATCGGCGCCAACGCCGTCGTGGTCAAGGACGCCCCGGCCGAGTCAATCCTGACCGGTGTGCCCGCTACCTGGCGGCACCGCGACGCGCAGCGGGAAACGAAGCCCGCCGTCGACCCGGCCGAGTACCTGATCGAATACCGGATCTAA
- a CDS encoding Type 1 glutamine amidotransferase-like domain-containing protein yields the protein MKLLLTSGGVTNPSIHAALVQLLGKPVAECHALVVPTAQWGHPMCGPASVRGLVAAEPRWQNFSGLGWASLGVLELTALPSIGAERWVPWVRAADVLLVDGGDASYLCHWMRESGLADLLPSLSDTVWVGVSAGSMVMTPRIGTSFVSWPTAADDRTLGVVDFSIFPHLDAFPGNSQAAAERWAADIGAPAYAIDEQTAISVVDGSVEVVSEGRWTKFGSGPVPVPR from the coding sequence TTGAAGCTCTTGCTTACCTCAGGCGGCGTCACCAACCCCAGCATCCACGCGGCGCTTGTGCAGCTTCTTGGCAAGCCCGTCGCCGAATGCCATGCCCTGGTGGTCCCCACCGCCCAGTGGGGTCACCCGATGTGCGGGCCCGCCTCGGTGCGCGGCCTCGTCGCCGCCGAGCCCAGGTGGCAGAACTTCTCGGGCCTGGGCTGGGCGTCGCTCGGCGTCCTCGAACTCACCGCGCTGCCCTCCATCGGCGCGGAGCGATGGGTCCCTTGGGTCCGGGCCGCCGACGTGCTCCTGGTCGACGGCGGCGACGCGAGCTACCTGTGCCACTGGATGCGGGAGTCCGGGCTGGCCGATCTGCTGCCTTCGCTGAGCGACACGGTTTGGGTGGGAGTGAGCGCCGGAAGCATGGTGATGACGCCCCGGATCGGGACGTCGTTCGTCTCATGGCCAACTGCGGCGGACGACCGCACGCTGGGAGTCGTTGACTTCTCAATTTTCCCGCATCTGGACGCTTTCCCCGGGAACAGCCAGGCCGCCGCAGAGCGATGGGCCGCCGACATCGGCGCACCGGCCTACGCCATCGATGAGCAGACGGCCATCAGCGTGGTCGACGGCTCTGTCGAGGTGGTCTCCGAAGGACGATGGACGAAGTTCGGGTCAGGGCCGGTCCCGGTCCCCCGCTAG
- the gndA gene encoding NADP-dependent phosphogluconate dehydrogenase translates to MSAHIGVTGLAVMGANLARNLARNGFTVALHNRSVEKTDALLEKHGQDGDFVRTETLQELVDSLEKPRRVLIMVKAGKPVDSVIEQLEPLLEPGDIIIDAGNSHYEDTRRREAALAKKDLHFVGIGVSGGEEGALNGPSIMPGGSKESYEALGPLLEKIAAHVDGQPCCAWIGTDGAGHFVKMVHNGIEYADMQVIGEAFDLLRSGAGIEPAEQAKIFEEWNKGELASFLIEISAEVLGHVDAKTGKPFVDVVVDAAGQKGTGRWTVISALELGSPVSGIAESVFARALSSQAEQRKLAQELLAGGEAAVGVPETFVEDVRQALYASKLVSYAQGLDMLTSAAKEYGWDLKLDEIASLWRGGCIIRAELLKEITKAYAAAEKPANLLFAPAFTKAIAEVLPAWRRVVATAVQLGIPVPVFSSSLAYYDGLRRKRLPAAVIQGQRDLFGAHTYGRIDTEGTFHTLWGEDKSEIAAVDTH, encoded by the coding sequence ATGTCCGCACACATCGGTGTCACCGGCCTCGCGGTGATGGGGGCCAACCTGGCCCGGAACCTGGCCCGTAACGGCTTCACCGTTGCCCTGCACAACCGGTCCGTGGAGAAGACCGACGCGCTCCTCGAAAAGCACGGCCAGGACGGCGACTTCGTCCGCACCGAAACGCTGCAGGAACTCGTTGACTCGCTGGAAAAGCCGCGCCGCGTGCTGATCATGGTCAAGGCCGGCAAACCGGTTGACTCCGTGATCGAGCAGCTCGAGCCGCTGCTGGAACCCGGCGACATCATCATTGACGCCGGCAACTCGCACTACGAGGACACCCGCCGCCGCGAAGCCGCCCTCGCCAAAAAAGACCTCCACTTCGTCGGCATCGGCGTCTCCGGCGGCGAGGAAGGCGCGCTCAACGGCCCCTCGATCATGCCCGGCGGCTCCAAGGAGTCCTACGAGGCCCTCGGCCCGCTGCTGGAGAAGATCGCTGCCCACGTGGACGGCCAGCCCTGCTGCGCCTGGATCGGCACCGACGGCGCCGGCCACTTCGTGAAGATGGTGCACAACGGCATCGAATACGCCGACATGCAGGTCATCGGCGAGGCATTCGACCTGCTGCGTTCCGGCGCCGGCATCGAACCGGCCGAGCAGGCCAAAATCTTCGAGGAGTGGAACAAGGGCGAACTTGCCTCCTTCCTGATCGAAATCTCCGCCGAGGTCCTCGGCCACGTCGACGCCAAGACCGGCAAGCCGTTCGTCGACGTCGTCGTCGACGCTGCCGGGCAGAAGGGGACCGGCCGCTGGACGGTCATCTCCGCGCTCGAGCTGGGCTCCCCGGTTTCGGGCATCGCCGAATCGGTCTTTGCCCGCGCCCTGTCCTCGCAGGCGGAGCAGCGCAAGCTGGCCCAGGAACTGCTCGCCGGCGGCGAGGCCGCCGTCGGGGTCCCCGAGACCTTTGTCGAGGACGTCCGGCAGGCGCTGTACGCCTCCAAACTGGTCTCCTACGCCCAGGGGCTGGACATGCTGACTTCGGCCGCCAAGGAATACGGCTGGGACCTCAAGCTGGACGAGATCGCCTCGCTGTGGCGCGGCGGCTGCATCATCCGTGCCGAGTTGCTCAAGGAAATCACCAAGGCCTACGCCGCGGCGGAGAAGCCGGCCAACCTGCTGTTCGCGCCGGCATTCACGAAGGCGATCGCGGAGGTCCTCCCGGCCTGGCGCCGAGTGGTGGCCACCGCCGTGCAGCTGGGCATCCCGGTACCGGTGTTCTCCTCTTCGCTGGCCTACTACGACGGCCTGCGCCGTAAGCGCCTTCCGGCCGCCGTGATCCAGGGCCAGCGTGACCTCTTCGGTGCGCACACCTACGGCCGCATCGACACCGAGGGCACCTTCCACACCCTGTGGGGCGAGGACAAGTCCGAGATCGCGGCAGTGGACACGCACTAG
- a CDS encoding FadR/GntR family transcriptional regulator, protein MSTSLHHRAIEHLGARIVTGELPAGHVMLAEHLEDELKVSRSVVREAVRVLQSLGLVETIKRVGIRVLPASRWNPFDPLVIRWRLAGEGRGAQLRSLAELRTAVEPVAAELAAINAPDELRSELVEISHAMREAGVAGDVPRFLDLDIRFHSLLLTGSGNEMFANMVGQVAETLTGRTVHGLMPDHPRTSALQWHVDVAEAIAAGDGPAAREASDKIMRETIADMEPSWRDQPRVFVPVQPH, encoded by the coding sequence ATGTCAACCAGCCTCCATCACCGCGCCATCGAGCATCTGGGGGCCCGGATTGTCACCGGCGAACTTCCCGCCGGACACGTCATGTTGGCCGAGCACCTCGAAGACGAATTGAAGGTCTCCCGTTCGGTGGTCCGCGAGGCCGTACGCGTGCTTCAATCCCTGGGCCTGGTCGAGACCATCAAGCGCGTCGGCATCCGGGTGCTTCCGGCCAGCCGCTGGAACCCGTTCGATCCGCTCGTGATCCGCTGGCGCCTGGCCGGCGAGGGACGCGGCGCCCAGCTGCGTTCCCTGGCCGAGCTGCGCACCGCCGTCGAACCTGTTGCTGCCGAACTGGCTGCCATCAACGCCCCGGACGAGCTGCGCAGCGAACTGGTAGAGATTTCGCACGCGATGCGCGAGGCCGGCGTGGCCGGCGACGTGCCCCGGTTCCTGGACCTGGACATCCGCTTCCACTCCCTGCTGTTGACCGGCTCCGGCAACGAAATGTTCGCCAACATGGTGGGCCAGGTCGCCGAAACCTTGACCGGCCGAACGGTCCACGGCCTGATGCCGGACCACCCGCGGACCTCCGCGCTGCAGTGGCATGTGGACGTGGCCGAGGCGATCGCGGCCGGCGACGGGCCGGCCGCCCGCGAGGCCTCGGACAAGATCATGCGCGAGACCATCGCGGATATGGAGCCGAGCTGGCGGGACCAGCCGCGCGTGTTCGTCCCGGTCCAGCCTCATTAG
- a CDS encoding NAD-dependent protein deacetylase has product MRQRRPGVGMTGFASLPPVAATEPARSELEVLKEIHGVLAGQRFALLTGAGLSTDSGIPDYRGPGAAPRAPMTYQEFIGAAENRRRYWARNHIGWSHLRRADPNAGHAAAARLEHRGLLTGLITQNVDRLHEDAGSVNVVDLHGRFDRVVCLGCQRRYSRSLLAGVLEELNPGFLAEALAAGVVEMAPDADATVEDAELIAGFVVANCPACGGTLKPDFVYFGENVPKDRVERSYAMVDEAGALLVAGSSLTVMSGLRFVRHAAKQGKAVVIVNRGQTRGDDLATIKLEAGVSEALTWLAEELPAL; this is encoded by the coding sequence ATGAGGCAGCGGCGGCCGGGTGTCGGCATGACTGGTTTCGCCAGCCTGCCGCCGGTTGCCGCCACCGAACCCGCGCGCAGCGAACTGGAAGTCCTGAAGGAGATCCATGGCGTCCTCGCGGGACAGCGGTTCGCGCTGCTCACCGGCGCGGGCTTGAGCACGGACTCCGGCATCCCGGATTACCGGGGCCCCGGGGCGGCTCCCCGGGCGCCGATGACCTACCAGGAGTTCATAGGTGCCGCCGAGAACCGCCGCCGCTACTGGGCGCGGAACCACATTGGCTGGTCGCATCTGCGCCGGGCCGACCCCAACGCCGGCCACGCCGCGGCCGCCCGGCTGGAACACCGCGGGCTCCTCACCGGCCTGATCACGCAGAATGTCGACCGGCTGCATGAGGACGCCGGCAGTGTCAACGTGGTGGACCTGCACGGCCGCTTCGACCGGGTGGTCTGCCTGGGCTGCCAGCGCCGCTATAGCCGTTCGTTACTGGCCGGCGTGCTGGAGGAACTCAACCCCGGCTTCCTCGCCGAAGCCCTGGCCGCCGGGGTCGTGGAGATGGCGCCCGACGCCGACGCCACCGTGGAGGACGCGGAGCTGATCGCCGGGTTTGTGGTGGCCAACTGCCCGGCGTGCGGTGGGACGTTGAAACCGGACTTCGTCTACTTCGGCGAGAACGTCCCCAAGGACCGGGTGGAACGCTCGTACGCCATGGTGGACGAGGCAGGCGCGCTGCTGGTGGCGGGCTCGTCCCTGACTGTCATGAGCGGGCTGCGGTTCGTCCGGCACGCGGCCAAGCAGGGCAAGGCCGTGGTGATCGTCAACCGTGGCCAGACCCGCGGCGATGACCTGGCCACCATCAAGCTGGAAGCCGGCGTCAGCGAGGCCTTGACCTGGCTGGCGGAGGAACTTCCGGCCCTCTGA